One window from the genome of Candidatus Palauibacter australiensis encodes:
- a CDS encoding molybdenum cofactor biosynthesis protein MoaE, with translation MSKGADDGVRNCVRTWITRDSLDDFAQFEDIVREIGSVADGALLLFQGRVRRTNRGRTVSRLTYEAYGEMAERELSAICREALERFDVGSIAAAHRVGDLGLGEVSVAIAVTSAHRDAGYRASRWIIETIKVRLPVWKHEHYEDGESHWVGAPALEAGTSAGGAPFE, from the coding sequence ATGTCGAAGGGGGCAGACGACGGTGTCCGGAACTGTGTCCGGACGTGGATCACCCGCGACAGTCTGGACGATTTCGCGCAATTCGAGGATATTGTACGGGAGATCGGGTCCGTGGCGGACGGCGCGCTGCTCCTTTTTCAGGGGCGCGTCCGTCGCACGAACCGCGGCCGGACGGTGTCCCGCCTCACCTACGAGGCGTACGGAGAGATGGCGGAACGGGAGCTGTCGGCCATCTGCCGCGAGGCGCTGGAGCGGTTCGATGTGGGCTCGATCGCCGCGGCGCACCGCGTGGGCGACCTCGGGCTGGGAGAGGTCAGCGTGGCGATCGCGGTGACGTCGGCCCACCGCGACGCCGGCTACCGGGCTTCGCGGTGGATTATCGAAACGATCAAGGTCAGACTGCCGGTCTGGAAGCACGAACACTACGAGGACGGAGAGTCGCACTGGGTGGGAGCCCCGGCGCTGGAAGCGGGGACTTCGGCCGGCGGCGCGCCGTTCGAGTAG
- a CDS encoding MoaD/ThiS family protein — translation MTDRISVRTLFFGVYGELAARREGSAELPTDSTVADLVETLRGPGGLDWLPERVVVAVNQGYAEAGTVLFDGDEVALIPPVAGG, via the coding sequence ATGACGGACCGGATCTCGGTGCGCACGCTCTTCTTCGGCGTGTACGGCGAACTCGCCGCGCGCAGGGAGGGGTCGGCGGAACTCCCGACCGACAGCACCGTGGCGGATCTCGTCGAAACCCTGCGCGGGCCGGGGGGGCTCGACTGGCTCCCCGAGAGGGTCGTCGTCGCCGTCAACCAGGGGTACGCGGAGGCCGGAACGGTCCTGTTTGATGGGGATGAGGTCGCGCTCATCCCCCCTGTTGCGGGGGGTTGA